A part of Propioniciclava coleopterorum genomic DNA contains:
- the atpA gene encoding F0F1 ATP synthase subunit alpha produces MAELTIRPDEIRDALDRFVQNYTPDASSREEVGVVVTSGDGIAKVEGLPSAMANELLEFANGTRGIALNLDVREIGVVVLGDSEGIEEGSTVRRTGEVLSVAVGDGYLGRTVDAMGNPIDGLGEITDLSGRRALELQAAGVMDRQEVREPLQTGIKAIDAMIPIGRGQRQLIIGDRKTGKTAIAIDTIINQKANWESGDPTKQVRCIYVAVGQKGSTIAALRKTLEEAGAMDYTTIVHAPASDPAGFKYIAPYSGSAIGQNWMYEGKHVLIIFDDLTKQAEAYRAMSLLLRRPPGREAYPGDVFYLHSRLLERCAKLSDELGGGSMTGLPIIETKANDVSAYIPTNVISITDGQIFLQSDLFNANQRPAIDVGISVSRVGGAAQIKAMKGVAGTLKLSLAQYRDMQAFAMFASDLDAASRRQLDRGARLTELLRQGQYQPFPVQEQVVSVWAGTNGYFDDVAVDDVLRFEGELLDHLRRNTTILTTIAETQKFDDDTAQAVAAEIKKVKEQFNAGKETVVGEAPARALGDDDVDAEQIVVKKG; encoded by the coding sequence ATGGCGGAACTGACCATTCGTCCCGACGAGATTCGGGACGCTCTCGACCGGTTTGTCCAGAACTACACCCCGGACGCCTCCTCGCGCGAGGAGGTGGGCGTGGTCGTCACCTCCGGTGACGGCATCGCCAAGGTGGAGGGGCTGCCGTCGGCGATGGCCAACGAGCTGCTCGAGTTCGCCAACGGCACCCGCGGCATCGCGCTGAACCTCGACGTCCGCGAGATCGGCGTCGTCGTCCTGGGCGACTCCGAGGGCATCGAGGAGGGCTCGACCGTCCGTCGCACCGGCGAGGTGCTCTCGGTCGCCGTCGGCGACGGCTACCTCGGCCGCACCGTCGACGCGATGGGCAACCCCATCGACGGCCTCGGCGAGATCACCGACCTGTCCGGCCGCCGCGCCCTGGAGCTGCAGGCCGCCGGCGTCATGGACCGCCAGGAGGTGCGCGAGCCCCTGCAGACCGGCATCAAGGCGATCGACGCCATGATCCCGATCGGCCGCGGCCAGCGTCAGCTCATCATCGGCGACCGCAAGACCGGCAAGACCGCCATCGCGATCGACACGATCATCAACCAGAAGGCGAACTGGGAGTCCGGCGACCCGACCAAGCAGGTGCGCTGCATCTACGTCGCGGTCGGCCAGAAGGGCTCCACGATCGCCGCGCTGCGCAAGACGCTGGAGGAGGCCGGCGCGATGGACTACACCACCATCGTGCACGCCCCGGCGTCCGACCCCGCGGGCTTCAAGTACATCGCGCCCTACTCGGGCTCGGCCATCGGCCAGAACTGGATGTACGAGGGCAAGCACGTCCTCATCATCTTCGACGACCTGACCAAGCAGGCCGAGGCCTACCGCGCCATGTCGCTGCTGCTGCGCCGCCCGCCGGGCCGCGAGGCGTACCCCGGCGACGTGTTCTACCTCCACTCCCGCCTGCTGGAGCGCTGCGCCAAGCTGTCGGACGAGTTGGGCGGCGGCTCGATGACCGGCCTGCCGATCATCGAGACGAAGGCCAACGACGTGTCGGCCTACATCCCGACCAACGTGATCTCGATCACCGACGGCCAGATCTTCCTGCAGTCCGACCTGTTCAACGCCAACCAGCGTCCCGCCATCGACGTCGGCATCTCGGTGTCCCGCGTCGGCGGCGCCGCCCAGATCAAGGCGATGAAGGGCGTGGCCGGCACCCTGAAGCTGAGCCTGGCCCAGTACCGCGACATGCAGGCGTTCGCGATGTTCGCCTCCGACCTGGACGCCGCCTCGCGCCGTCAGCTCGACCGGGGCGCGCGCCTCACCGAGCTGCTGCGTCAGGGCCAGTACCAGCCGTTCCCGGTGCAGGAGCAGGTCGTCAGCGTGTGGGCCGGCACCAACGGCTACTTCGACGACGTGGCCGTGGACGACGTGCTCCGCTTCGAGGGCGAGCTGCTGGACCACCTGCGCCGCAACACCACGATCCTCACCACGATCGCCGAGACCCAGAAGTTCGACGACGACACGGCCCAGGCCGTCGCCGCCGAGATCAAGAAGGTCAAGGAGCAGTTCAACGCCGGCAAGGAGACCGTGGTCGGCGAGGCCCCGGCGCGGGCGCTGGGCGACGACGACGTGGACGCTGAGCAGATCGTCGTCAAGAAGGGCTGA
- a CDS encoding F0F1 ATP synthase subunit gamma produces MASSLRELRQRRKSVSATMKITKAMELIAASKVIRAQQTAQRALPYTRELNRAVSALATHASVEHPLTTPSKQVRRAALLILTSDRGMNGAYSSNAIKAAARMRVRLEEQGVEVKRYAVGRKIINYCNFRQLPITRSWEGFSDAPTYANAQEIADALIEDFLTPYEDGGVDEIHAVYTRMESMLTQSPRVRRLLPLEVVSGVHEIGEHDIVPQYEFEPDPETVLDELMPLYVRSRVWFYLLQSAASQLASQQRAMKSATDNANQLIETLTREANQARQAEITQEITEIVGGASALAEASAE; encoded by the coding sequence ATGGCTTCGAGTCTGAGGGAGCTTCGGCAGCGACGTAAGTCGGTGTCGGCGACCATGAAGATCACCAAGGCGATGGAACTCATCGCCGCCTCCAAGGTGATCCGCGCGCAGCAGACCGCCCAGCGGGCGCTGCCCTACACCCGCGAGCTGAACCGCGCGGTCTCGGCGCTGGCGACCCACGCCAGCGTCGAGCACCCGCTCACCACCCCGTCCAAGCAGGTGCGTCGGGCGGCGCTGCTGATCCTCACCTCGGATCGCGGCATGAACGGCGCGTACAGCTCCAACGCCATCAAGGCCGCCGCGCGCATGCGCGTCCGGCTGGAGGAGCAGGGCGTCGAGGTCAAGCGCTACGCGGTGGGCCGCAAGATCATCAACTACTGCAACTTCCGCCAGCTCCCGATCACCCGGTCGTGGGAGGGCTTCAGTGACGCCCCGACGTACGCGAACGCGCAGGAGATCGCGGACGCCCTCATCGAGGACTTCCTGACCCCGTACGAGGACGGCGGCGTCGACGAGATCCACGCGGTCTACACCCGCATGGAGTCCATGCTGACCCAGTCCCCGCGCGTCCGGCGGCTGCTGCCGCTGGAGGTCGTCTCGGGCGTCCACGAGATCGGCGAGCACGACATCGTGCCGCAGTACGAGTTCGAGCCCGACCCCGAAACAGTGCTGGACGAGCTCATGCCGCTGTACGTGCGCAGCCGCGTCTGGTTCTACCTGCTGCAGTCCGCGGCGTCCCAGCTGGCCAGCCAGCAGCGGGCGATGAAGTCCGCCACGGACAACGCCAACCAGCTCATCGAAACCCTGACGCGCGAGGCGAACCAGGCGCGCCAGGCCGAAATCACCCAGGAAATCACCGAGATCGTCGGTGGCGCCAGCGCGCTCGCCGAGGCGAGCGCCGAGTAA